Proteins from a single region of Palaemon carinicauda isolate YSFRI2023 chromosome 32, ASM3689809v2, whole genome shotgun sequence:
- the LOC137625525 gene encoding spermidine/spermine N(1)-acetyltransferase-like protein 1 has product MRQTRLGSQTSVSQTSSSQTSVSQTSSSQMSVSQTSSSQTSVSQTFVSQTTLSQMSSSQMSVSQTSVSQTSSSQTSVSQTSPSQTSSSQTSVSQTSSSQMSVSQTSISQTSSSQMSVSQTSSSQTSVSQTSSSQMSVSQTSSSQTSVSQTFVSQTTLSQMSSSQMSVSQTSVSQTSSSQTSVSQTSPSQTSSSQTSVSQTSSSQMSVSQTSISQTSSSQTSVSQTSSSQMSVSQTSSSQTSVSQTSVSQTFVSQTSVSQMSSSQTSVSQTSSSQTSVSQTSSSQMSVSQTSVSQRSSSQTSVSQTSSSQTSISQTSFSQTSFSQTPVSQSSFSQTPVSQTSFSQTPISQTSLSQTSLSQTSVSQTSSSQTSVSQMSLSQTSISQTLLFSDVLISDVHISDTLILRRPYLRRPYLRRPYLRRSYSQTSVSQTSISQTSISQTLLFSDVHISDVHISDTLILRRPYLRRLYLRRPYLRRPSIRHSLLRRPYLRRPYLRHSYSQTSVSQTSVSQTSIYQTFSSQTSIS; this is encoded by the coding sequence ATGAGGCAAACTAGATTAGGTTCTCAGACGTCCGTATCTCAGACGTCCTCTTCTCAGACGTCCGTATCTCAGACGTCCTCTTCTCAGATGTCCGTTTCTCAGACATCCTCTTCTCAGACGTCCGTATCTCAGACGTTCGTATCTCAGACGACCTTATCTCAGATGTCCTCTTCTCAGATGTCCGTTTCTCAGACGTCCGTATCTCAGACTTCCTCTTCTCAGACGTCCGTGTCTCAGACTTCCCCTTCTCAGACTTCCTCTTCTCAGACGTCCGTATCTCAGACTTCCTCTTCTCAGATGTCCGTATCTCAGACGTCCATATCTCAGACATCCTCTTCTCAGATGTCCGTTTCTCAGACATCCTCTTCTCAGACGTCCGTATCTCAGACGTCCTCTTCTCAGATGTCCGTTTCTCAGACATCCTCTTCTCAGACGTCCGTATCTCAGACGTTCGTATCTCAGACGACCTTATCTCAGATGTCCTCTTCTCAGATGTCCGTTTCTCAGACGTCCGTATCTCAGACTTCCTCTTCTCAGACGTCCGTGTCTCAGACTTCCCCTTCTCAGACTTCCTCTTCTCAGACGTCCGTATCTCAGACTTCCTCTTCTCAGATGTCCGTATCTCAGACGTCCATATCTCAGACATCCTCTTCTCAGACGTCCGTATCTCAGACGTCCTCTTCTCAGATGTCCGTTTCTCAGACGTCCTCTTCTCAGACGTCCGTATCTCAGACGTCCGTATCTCAGACGTTCGTATCTCAGACGTCCGTATCTCAGATGTCCTCTTCTCAGACGTCTGTATCTCAGACTTCCTCTTCTCAGACGTCCGTATCTCAGACTTCCTCTTCTCAGATGTCCGTATCTCAGACGTCCGTATCTCAGAGGTCCTCTTCTCAGACGTCCGTATCTCAGACGTCCTCTTCTCAGACGTCCATTTCTCAGACTTCCTTTTCTCAGACGTCCTTTTCTCAGACACCCGTATCTCAGTCGTCCTTTTCTCAGACACCCGTATCTCAGACGTCCTTTTCTCAGACACCCATATCTCAGACGTCCCTTTCTCAGACGTCCCTTTCTCAGACGTCCGTATCTCAGACATCCTCTTCTCAGACGTCCGTATCTCAGATGTCCTTATCTCAGACGTCCATATCTCAGACGCTCTTATTCTCAGACGTCCTTATTTCAGACGTCCATATCTCAGACACTCTTATTCTCAGACGTCCATATCTCAGACGTCCATATCTCAGACGTCCATATCTCAGACGCTCTTATTCTCAGACGTCCGTATCTCAGACGTCCATATCTCAGACGTCCATATCTCAGACACTCTTATTCTCAGACGTCCATATCTCAGACGTCCATATCTCAGACACTCTTATTCTCAGACGTCCGTATCTCAGACGTCTGTATCTCAGACGTCCGTATCTCAGACGTCCATCTATCAGACATTCTCTTCTCAGACGTCCATATCTTAGACGTCCATATCTCAGACACTCTTATTCTCAGACGTCCGTATCTCAGACGTCCGTATCTCAGACGTCCATCTATCAGACATTCTCTTCTCAGACGTCCATATCTTAG